A genomic region of Pirellulales bacterium contains the following coding sequences:
- a CDS encoding LLM class flavin-dependent oxidoreductase, with the protein MLHGPSTNGDSGTVRYGMFIMPFHDPAKPLAQCYDEDLELIVRAEELGFDEFWIGEHHTMKYETIVMPEIFIGRALGETRSIRLGAAPVCLQQHHPAHVASRLAFLDHLSKGRLNLCFGAGSVTADQELYGIDPKQAQAMVDEAVDIILYLWSSDPPYEYQGKFWQISLKKYVDYDTGIGFVHRPLQRPLPPIAMPAMSRNSPTMKTAGARGYQPFSHCLVTGNVVADHWLTYAAAALAAGRTPQRSDWKVCRSIFLADSTSEARRLARTNSLGRNYEYIGRLFDRGLGRKIYKRDPEMSDADCNLDFLMEEQIIAGDVDEVLRRLLALIEETGTFGTLVLMSYDWDDKPSWLRSMELFARELMPALNKAVGAAPAVV; encoded by the coding sequence ATGTTACACGGCCCCTCGACCAACGGCGACAGCGGCACGGTGCGCTATGGCATGTTTATCATGCCGTTCCACGACCCGGCCAAGCCGCTGGCCCAGTGCTATGACGAAGATCTGGAACTGATCGTCCGCGCCGAAGAACTCGGCTTCGACGAGTTCTGGATCGGCGAGCATCACACGATGAAGTACGAAACCATCGTGATGCCCGAAATCTTCATCGGCCGGGCATTGGGCGAAACCCGCTCGATTCGCCTGGGCGCGGCGCCCGTCTGCTTGCAACAACATCATCCGGCGCACGTGGCCAGCCGGCTGGCTTTTCTCGACCACTTGTCGAAAGGCCGGTTGAACCTCTGCTTCGGCGCCGGCAGCGTCACCGCCGACCAGGAGTTGTATGGCATCGACCCCAAGCAGGCCCAGGCCATGGTCGATGAGGCGGTCGACATCATTCTCTATCTCTGGTCGTCGGACCCGCCCTATGAATACCAGGGCAAGTTCTGGCAGATCAGCCTGAAGAAATACGTCGATTACGACACCGGCATCGGCTTCGTCCACAGGCCGCTGCAGCGGCCGCTGCCGCCGATCGCCATGCCGGCCATGAGCCGCAACTCGCCCACGATGAAAACGGCCGGCGCCCGCGGCTATCAGCCGTTCAGCCATTGCCTGGTGACGGGCAACGTGGTGGCCGACCACTGGCTTACCTACGCGGCGGCCGCGCTGGCCGCCGGGCGAACGCCCCAGCGAAGCGACTGGAAGGTCTGCCGCTCGATCTTTTTGGCCGACAGCACGTCGGAGGCCCGCCGCCTGGCCCGCACGAATTCGCTCGGCCGCAACTATGAATACATCGGCAGGCTCTTCGACCGCGGCCTGGGACGCAAAATCTACAAGCGCGACCCGGAGATGAGCGACGCCGATTGCAACCTCGACTTTTTGATGGAAGAGCAAATCATCGCCGGCGACGTCGACGAAGTGCTCCGCCGCTTGCTGGCCCTGATCGAAGAGACCGGCACCTTCGGCACGCTGGTGCTGATGAGCTACGACTGGGACGACAAGCCGAGCTGGCTGCGGAGCATGGAGTTGTTTGCGCGAGAGCTGATGCCGGCGCTGAACAAGGCCGTGGGAGCGGCACCGGCGGTCGTGTGA